One segment of Stappia sp. 28M-7 DNA contains the following:
- a CDS encoding ABC transporter permease, translating into MPRRSKARTVPDSDSIAMIDRFPVILAAAGLIGPAVLAYHADDGTRLAGALASGHVAPALGCLALVLAAGASLAGAQRASALAGAIGGTLALLAMILAGFFPALAVGIGFAGTEVGRAIGPGAGILALALVALVAGAIARFGAFRNDRFVSVSVITIGALVVMFVFWPVLRMLSEAFHGESEARAAVFLDRLLQGDIWSLACLWSTARCGVAPNTVILGVLAAFFSTTLALGLALIAVRTNVRFPRAFDALAILPIITPPFVIGLALIVLFGRTGLITTALWDWFGIPRSRWLYGLPGVLLAQVLSQVPLSFLILVGSLKALSPTLEEAAQTLRATRTRILLTVTLPLLLPAIANTYLLAFVESLADFGNPLVLGGNFEVLSTKIFFAVVGAQHEPGRAAVLAMVLLAFTLAAFLVQMRLLANASFVTVSGKGDSGVPAALPKGLPAGLWSIIIPWIGLTIAVYSIVLIGGFVKDIGRFDMTPTLDHLRTGFLVEWTDNGLFWAGSAWDSFWTTVLVSAAAAPLTAIIGLLTAYVLARQKFRGRRSLEFLTMLSFAIPGTVIGVAYILAFNVPPVEITGTGFILIACFVFRNMPVGVRAGIAALSQIDPSLDEASATLRASTGRTLMTVVLPLMKPAIVATLIFSFVHAMTAVSAIIFLVTARYNMATAYIVGRVEAGEYSLAISYCAFMIVFMIAAIAIIRLLVGEARLGRRGSETIAAGGH; encoded by the coding sequence GTGCCGCGCCGAAGTAAGGCGCGCACCGTCCCCGACAGCGACAGCATCGCGATGATCGACCGTTTTCCGGTGATCCTGGCCGCTGCCGGGCTGATCGGCCCGGCGGTGCTGGCCTACCATGCCGACGACGGAACCCGCCTGGCCGGAGCGCTTGCCTCCGGCCATGTGGCGCCCGCGCTCGGCTGTCTGGCGCTGGTCCTTGCGGCCGGCGCGAGCCTTGCCGGGGCCCAGCGCGCAAGCGCCCTTGCAGGGGCGATCGGCGGCACGCTGGCGCTCCTCGCGATGATCCTCGCCGGCTTCTTCCCGGCCTTGGCCGTCGGGATCGGCTTCGCCGGAACCGAGGTCGGCCGCGCCATCGGCCCGGGCGCGGGCATTCTCGCCCTTGCCCTGGTCGCGCTCGTCGCCGGCGCCATAGCCCGCTTCGGCGCCTTCCGCAACGACCGCTTCGTCTCGGTCAGCGTCATCACCATCGGCGCGCTGGTGGTGATGTTCGTGTTCTGGCCGGTGCTGCGGATGCTGTCCGAGGCCTTCCACGGAGAAAGCGAGGCGCGCGCCGCCGTCTTCCTCGACCGGCTGCTGCAGGGCGATATCTGGTCGCTCGCCTGCCTGTGGTCGACGGCCCGCTGCGGCGTTGCGCCCAACACCGTCATTCTCGGCGTTCTCGCCGCCTTCTTCTCGACAACGCTGGCGCTCGGCCTTGCCCTGATCGCGGTGCGCACCAATGTGCGCTTCCCGCGCGCCTTCGACGCGCTCGCCATCCTGCCGATCATCACGCCGCCCTTCGTCATCGGCCTTGCGCTGATCGTTCTGTTCGGGCGCACCGGCCTCATCACCACCGCCCTGTGGGACTGGTTCGGCATTCCCCGCTCGCGCTGGCTCTACGGCCTGCCCGGCGTGTTGCTGGCGCAGGTCCTGTCGCAGGTGCCCCTGTCCTTCCTGATCCTGGTCGGCTCGCTGAAGGCCCTGTCGCCGACGCTGGAAGAGGCCGCGCAGACCCTGCGCGCCACCCGCACCCGCATTCTCCTGACCGTGACGCTGCCGCTGCTGCTGCCGGCCATTGCCAACACCTATCTGCTGGCCTTCGTCGAGAGCCTTGCCGACTTCGGCAACCCGCTCGTGCTCGGCGGCAATTTCGAGGTGCTGTCGACCAAGATCTTCTTCGCCGTCGTCGGCGCCCAGCACGAGCCGGGCCGCGCCGCAGTGCTGGCCATGGTGCTGCTCGCCTTCACGCTCGCCGCCTTCCTGGTGCAGATGCGCCTGCTCGCCAACGCCTCCTTCGTCACCGTGTCGGGCAAGGGCGACAGCGGCGTACCGGCCGCCCTGCCCAAGGGCCTGCCCGCCGGCCTGTGGAGCATCATCATTCCGTGGATCGGCCTGACCATCGCGGTCTATTCGATCGTGCTGATCGGCGGCTTCGTGAAGGATATCGGCCGCTTCGACATGACGCCGACGCTCGATCACCTGCGCACCGGCTTCCTGGTGGAATGGACCGACAACGGCCTGTTCTGGGCAGGCTCGGCCTGGGACAGCTTCTGGACCACGGTGCTGGTCTCGGCCGCCGCCGCCCCGCTGACGGCGATCATCGGCCTCCTGACCGCCTATGTGCTGGCGCGCCAGAAGTTCCGCGGACGCAGGTCTCTGGAATTCCTGACCATGCTGTCCTTCGCCATTCCCGGCACGGTGATCGGCGTCGCCTATATCCTCGCCTTCAACGTGCCGCCGGTGGAGATTACCGGCACCGGCTTCATCCTCATCGCCTGCTTCGTCTTCCGCAACATGCCGGTCGGCGTGCGGGCGGGCATCGCCGCGCTGTCGCAGATCGATCCCTCGCTCGACGAGGCCTCGGCCACCCTGCGCGCCAGCACGGGGCGCACGCTGATGACCGTGGTACTGCCCCTGATGAAGCCGGCCATCGTCGCGACGCTGATCTTCTCCTTCGTCCATGCGATGACGGCGGTCTCGGCGATCATCTTCCTCGTCACGGCGCGCTACAACATGGCGACCGCCTATATCGTCGGCCGGGTGGAGGCCGGCGAGTACTCGCTCGCCATCTCCTACTGCGCCTTCATGATCGTCTTCATGATCGCTGCCATCGCGATAATCCGCCTCCTCGTCGGCGAGGCACGGCTGGGCCGGCGCGGCAGCGAAACCATCGCCGCAGGGGGACACTGA
- a CDS encoding ABC transporter ATP-binding protein: MGPASLDFIGVTKRYGAVTAVDDVSFRCEAGSLTTLLGPSGCGKTTTLRMIAGLELASEGKILIDDKDVTHLSAAERDVTMVFQSYALFPHMNVLDNVMYGPRSSGIGKAQAAEMAHKKLKLLGLSGFESRLPSELSGGQQQRVAVARALVLEPSILLFDEPLSNLDARLRRQVREDIRALQKDLGLTVVYVTHDQEEALAVSDEVIVMSNARIAQKATPRDLWNAPANLFVADFIGDANVVDGTITSIAGETAVLDMAGASVEAPARGLAPGPVKIAVRPDALRLAPLQAGDAGGLTGTVRTASYLGKHMEYEIKTPLGELFITAPADGDEVGVGAAVRLLPKGHGIAVIPQ; the protein is encoded by the coding sequence ATGGGACCGGCAAGCCTCGACTTCATCGGCGTCACCAAGCGCTACGGCGCGGTGACCGCCGTCGACGACGTCTCGTTCCGCTGCGAGGCCGGATCGCTGACCACGCTGCTCGGCCCCTCCGGCTGCGGCAAGACCACCACCTTGCGCATGATCGCCGGGCTGGAGCTGGCGAGCGAGGGGAAGATCCTGATCGACGACAAGGACGTGACGCATCTGTCGGCGGCCGAGCGCGACGTCACCATGGTGTTCCAGTCCTATGCGCTGTTCCCGCATATGAACGTGCTGGACAATGTCATGTACGGCCCGCGCTCGTCCGGCATCGGCAAGGCGCAGGCGGCCGAGATGGCGCACAAGAAGCTGAAGCTCCTGGGCCTGTCCGGCTTCGAGAGCCGGCTGCCGTCGGAACTGTCCGGCGGCCAGCAGCAACGCGTCGCCGTCGCCCGCGCGCTGGTGCTCGAACCCTCGATCCTGCTGTTCGACGAACCGCTGTCGAACCTCGACGCGCGGCTGCGCCGCCAGGTGCGCGAGGACATCCGCGCCCTGCAGAAGGATCTCGGCCTGACGGTGGTCTATGTCACCCACGACCAGGAGGAGGCGCTGGCCGTCTCCGACGAGGTCATCGTCATGTCCAATGCCCGCATCGCCCAGAAGGCGACCCCGCGCGATCTGTGGAACGCCCCGGCGAACCTCTTCGTCGCCGACTTCATCGGCGATGCCAATGTGGTCGACGGCACCATCACCAGCATTGCCGGCGAGACGGCGGTGCTCGACATGGCCGGCGCCAGCGTCGAGGCACCAGCGCGCGGCCTCGCCCCCGGTCCGGTGAAGATCGCCGTGCGGCCCGACGCACTGCGCCTGGCGCCGCTTCAGGCGGGCGATGCCGGCGGGCTGACCGGAACGGTCAGGACCGCAAGCTATCTCGGCAAGCACATGGAATACGAGATCAAGACGCCGCTCGGCGAGCTCTTCATCACCGCCCCCGCCGATGGCGACGAGGTCGGGGTGGGCGCCGCGGTGCGCCTGCTGCCCAAGGGGCACGGCATCGCGGTCATTCCGCAATAG
- a CDS encoding acyl-CoA dehydrogenase family protein, which yields MNAFDPTAEYSAIRDGVAKVCAEFPGEYWRDLDARRAYPKDFVDALIREGYLAAMIPEEYGGSGLNLSASAVILEEIHRNGCNAAACHAQMYTMGTVLRHGSPEQKQQYLPGIADGTLRLQAFGVTEPTSGTDTLALKTTARRDGDDYIVNGQKIWISRAEHSDLMVLLARTTPRDQVKSKTDGLSVFLIDLRELKGNGVEIRPIRTMINHATTEIFFDNARIPASSLIGEEGKGFRYILSGMNSERILIAAECIGDAKWFIEKGSNYAKERVIFGAPIGQNQGVQFPLARAYAHMMAAEAIVYRAAAMYDAGHNPGVEANSAKMLAADASWEAAEACLQTHGGFGFAEEYDVERKFREARLYQVAPISTNLILCFIAEQVLGLPKSYGAPKA from the coding sequence ATGAACGCCTTCGATCCGACAGCCGAATACAGTGCCATTCGCGACGGTGTCGCCAAGGTCTGCGCCGAGTTCCCCGGCGAGTACTGGCGCGACCTCGACGCGCGCCGCGCCTATCCCAAGGACTTCGTCGACGCCCTGATCCGCGAGGGCTATCTCGCCGCAATGATCCCGGAGGAATACGGCGGGTCGGGCCTGAACCTGTCGGCTTCCGCCGTGATCCTGGAAGAGATCCACCGCAACGGCTGCAACGCCGCCGCCTGCCACGCGCAGATGTACACGATGGGCACGGTGCTGCGGCACGGCAGCCCCGAGCAGAAGCAGCAATACCTGCCCGGCATCGCCGACGGCACGCTGCGCCTGCAGGCCTTCGGCGTGACCGAGCCGACCAGCGGCACCGACACGCTGGCACTGAAGACGACCGCGCGGCGCGACGGCGACGACTACATCGTCAACGGACAGAAGATCTGGATCTCCCGCGCCGAGCACTCCGACCTGATGGTGCTGCTGGCCCGCACGACGCCGCGCGACCAGGTGAAGTCGAAGACCGACGGACTGTCGGTGTTCCTCATCGACCTGCGCGAGCTCAAGGGCAACGGCGTCGAGATCCGCCCGATCCGCACGATGATCAACCACGCGACGACGGAGATCTTCTTCGACAACGCGCGCATCCCCGCCTCCAGCCTGATCGGCGAGGAAGGCAAGGGCTTCCGCTACATCCTGTCCGGCATGAACTCCGAGCGCATCCTGATCGCCGCCGAGTGCATCGGCGATGCCAAGTGGTTCATCGAGAAGGGCTCCAATTACGCCAAGGAGCGGGTGATCTTCGGCGCCCCGATCGGCCAGAACCAGGGCGTGCAGTTCCCCCTCGCCCGCGCCTATGCGCACATGATGGCGGCCGAGGCCATCGTCTACCGCGCCGCCGCCATGTACGATGCCGGCCACAATCCGGGCGTGGAGGCCAACAGCGCCAAGATGCTGGCCGCCGACGCCAGCTGGGAAGCGGCCGAGGCCTGTTTGCAGACCCATGGCGGCTTCGGCTTCGCCGAGGAATACGACGTGGAGCGCAAGTTCCGCGAGGCGCGGCTGTACCAGGTGGCGCCGATCTCCACCAACCTGATCCTGTGCTTCATCGCCGAGCAGGTGCTCGGCCTGCCGAAATCCTACGGGGCCCCCAAGGCATGA
- a CDS encoding MmgE/PrpD family protein, which produces MTLIDRILDLAMMPAGELPAGALAMARFSLFDWLVCGRAGIDEPLAGKLRQLADEEGGRGTASVFGGAPAPARMAALVNGATSHALDYDDTHFGHIGHTSVGIYPAALAAGETVGASARAVVEAFLVGAEASVRIGMALGSVHYNRGFHQTATAGAFGAAIAAGRLFGLTRDQMRVAIGLCATRASGLKSQFGTMGKPYNAGIAAANGVECARLAALGFTSADDGLMNAQGFIPTHSDKPDPDAAWQSPPPETFLFEDIKYKLHACCHGTHAMIEALRTVRGQEGLGIGDVEAMVLHTNPRWLSVCDIKAPRTGLEVKFSYNWLAGMVLEDRDTARDDTYTDALATDAGLAAFAPRITVDGDPALSDMQAKGLLRLKDGRSIAFSHDLARRLGEAELSAGLTAKAKALLGEEGERLRQAVEKLDRLTAADLGALVGARA; this is translated from the coding sequence ATGACGCTGATCGACCGCATCCTCGACCTTGCCATGATGCCCGCCGGCGAGTTGCCGGCCGGCGCGCTCGCCATGGCCCGCTTCTCGCTGTTCGACTGGCTGGTCTGCGGACGGGCCGGCATCGATGAGCCGCTGGCGGGCAAGCTGCGCCAGCTTGCGGACGAGGAAGGCGGTCGCGGCACGGCCTCGGTGTTCGGCGGCGCGCCCGCCCCGGCGCGCATGGCCGCGCTGGTCAACGGCGCAACGAGCCACGCACTCGACTACGACGACACCCATTTCGGCCATATCGGCCACACCTCCGTCGGCATCTATCCGGCCGCCCTTGCCGCCGGCGAGACGGTCGGCGCCAGCGCCCGCGCCGTGGTCGAGGCCTTCCTCGTCGGCGCGGAAGCCTCGGTGCGTATCGGCATGGCGCTGGGGTCCGTCCACTACAATCGCGGCTTCCACCAGACGGCGACAGCCGGCGCCTTCGGCGCGGCGATCGCCGCCGGGCGCCTCTTCGGCCTGACCCGCGACCAGATGCGCGTCGCCATCGGCCTGTGCGCTACCCGCGCCTCCGGCCTCAAGTCGCAGTTCGGCACGATGGGCAAGCCGTACAATGCGGGCATCGCCGCCGCCAATGGCGTGGAATGCGCAAGGCTCGCGGCCCTCGGCTTCACCTCCGCCGACGACGGGCTGATGAACGCGCAAGGCTTCATCCCCACCCATTCCGACAAGCCCGATCCGGACGCTGCCTGGCAGTCGCCGCCGCCGGAGACGTTCCTGTTCGAGGACATCAAGTACAAGCTGCATGCCTGCTGCCACGGCACCCATGCGATGATCGAGGCGCTGCGCACGGTGCGTGGGCAGGAAGGCCTCGGCATCGGCGATGTCGAGGCGATGGTGCTGCACACCAACCCGCGCTGGCTGTCGGTCTGCGACATCAAGGCGCCGCGCACCGGGCTGGAGGTCAAGTTCAGCTACAACTGGCTGGCCGGCATGGTGCTGGAGGACCGCGATACCGCGCGCGACGACACCTATACCGACGCGCTGGCGACCGACGCCGGTCTTGCCGCCTTTGCCCCGCGCATCACCGTGGACGGCGACCCGGCCTTGAGCGACATGCAAGCCAAGGGCCTGCTCCGGCTGAAGGACGGGCGCAGCATCGCCTTCTCGCACGATCTTGCCCGCCGGCTCGGCGAGGCGGAGCTTTCCGCCGGGCTCACCGCCAAGGCGAAGGCGCTGCTCGGCGAGGAAGGCGAACGGCTGCGGCAGGCGGTCGAAAAGCTCGACCGGCTTACGGCCGCCGATCTCGGCGCCCTGGTGGGAGCACGGGCATGA